Proteins encoded within one genomic window of Salipaludibacillus agaradhaerens:
- the argB gene encoding acetylglutamate kinase, with translation MKHLICKIGGSIIQRLPDSFYRTFIALKEAGWQPIIVHGGGPEINEALDKWQVDTQFVDGLRVTTPEVLQVAETILSGSINKVIVGKLLSAGVPGIGISGVDGQILKASPIHNDGKLGFVGKVDKVNTAWLNVIMNEGGIPVLSPIGIDDKGQKYNINADMAAAAVAKTFKGNLAFISDIPGVMQTKKSQQIIHDKLTERQIHSLIDEGVIYGGMIPKVTAAINALNEGVHNPVILNGYEPEELLRYVKGQSAGTQIIREKEVYHA, from the coding sequence ATGAAACACTTAATCTGTAAAATTGGCGGTAGTATCATTCAAAGGTTACCTGATTCATTTTATCGTACTTTCATAGCTTTAAAAGAAGCCGGGTGGCAGCCGATTATCGTTCACGGTGGTGGACCGGAAATTAATGAAGCTTTAGATAAATGGCAGGTTGATACCCAATTTGTTGATGGCTTAAGGGTCACGACACCAGAGGTTCTGCAAGTGGCTGAAACAATCCTAAGCGGAAGCATCAATAAAGTGATCGTTGGAAAATTACTATCAGCAGGTGTACCAGGCATTGGTATTAGTGGCGTGGACGGACAAATACTTAAGGCCTCCCCAATACACAACGATGGAAAGCTTGGGTTCGTCGGTAAAGTAGATAAGGTCAATACCGCTTGGTTAAACGTGATTATGAACGAAGGCGGTATTCCAGTTCTTTCTCCAATCGGTATTGATGACAAAGGGCAAAAATATAACATTAATGCCGATATGGCAGCAGCAGCAGTTGCAAAGACTTTCAAAGGAAATCTTGCTTTTATCAGCGACATACCTGGCGTCATGCAAACAAAAAAATCACAACAGATTATTCATGATAAATTAACGGAACGTCAAATACATTCTCTTATTGATGAAGGGGTTATATATGGCGGAATGATACCGAAAGTGACGGCTGCTATAAATGCATTAAACGAAGGAGTTCATAATCCTGTTATATTAAATGGCTATGAGCCGGAAGAATTACTCCGTTACGTAAAGGGCCAATCGGCAGGTACACAAATCATCAGAGAGAAGGAGGTTTATCATGCCTGA
- the argJ gene encoding bifunctional glutamate N-acetyltransferase/amino-acid acetyltransferase ArgJ → MVKTKKHHIDIIENGNVTSPKGFSAGGVHTGIRKAKLDFGWLHSDVPATAAGVYTVNAFQAPPLKVTQQSLSVDHALQTIVVNSGIANACTGEQGMEDALQTRKWVSEKMRVNEHHVAVASTGLIGVTLPMEKIEAGVEAMTHKDNMSSDRFEQAILTTDTVTKKIAIKLKIDGKEITIGGAAKGSGMIHPNMATMLAYITTDANVEAESLQKALRIVTDHTFNMITVDGDSSTNDTVLVLANGLQNNHPLEENHPQWRLFVEALQFVSQELAKQIARDGEGATKLIQVNVKGAPTIETARHVGKAVISSNLVKSAVYGADPNWGRVVCAVGYSNQPVHPDKVDVALGDIHVVKGGLPLLFSEEEAKAYLSNDDVHITINLNDGKESCAAWGCDLTYDYVKINASYRT, encoded by the coding sequence TTGGTGAAAACTAAGAAGCACCATATTGACATAATTGAGAATGGCAATGTAACAAGTCCGAAAGGTTTTTCTGCAGGAGGTGTCCACACAGGCATTAGGAAAGCTAAGCTCGATTTTGGTTGGCTTCATTCTGATGTTCCCGCAACAGCAGCAGGTGTCTATACAGTGAATGCTTTTCAAGCACCACCACTGAAAGTAACGCAGCAAAGTCTTAGTGTCGATCACGCTTTGCAAACAATTGTTGTTAATTCAGGTATTGCCAATGCCTGTACAGGAGAACAAGGCATGGAAGATGCTCTTCAAACACGTAAATGGGTTTCTGAAAAGATGCGAGTCAATGAACACCATGTGGCTGTCGCTTCCACAGGCTTAATTGGCGTCACACTCCCAATGGAAAAAATCGAAGCGGGAGTGGAGGCTATGACCCACAAGGATAACATGTCAAGTGATCGCTTTGAGCAGGCAATCTTAACAACAGATACCGTCACAAAGAAAATTGCTATTAAATTAAAGATTGATGGGAAAGAGATTACGATCGGTGGGGCGGCAAAAGGGTCTGGGATGATTCACCCTAATATGGCCACGATGCTCGCTTATATAACGACAGATGCGAACGTTGAGGCCGAAAGTTTGCAGAAAGCGCTCCGCATCGTAACAGATCATACGTTTAATATGATTACTGTGGACGGCGATAGCAGTACAAATGATACGGTACTAGTACTGGCAAATGGCTTACAAAACAATCATCCTTTAGAAGAAAACCACCCACAATGGCGTTTGTTCGTAGAAGCTTTGCAATTTGTAAGTCAAGAATTGGCTAAACAAATTGCAAGAGATGGGGAAGGCGCTACTAAGCTCATACAGGTTAATGTTAAAGGAGCGCCTACGATTGAAACAGCTAGACACGTCGGTAAGGCTGTTATTTCATCTAATCTTGTTAAGTCCGCTGTTTATGGGGCAGACCCAAACTGGGGGAGAGTAGTATGTGCTGTAGGTTACAGCAACCAGCCAGTTCATCCAGATAAAGTGGATGTTGCATTAGGCGATATTCACGTTGTTAAAGGCGGCTTACCGTTACTTTTTAGTGAAGAAGAAGCAAAAGCCTACTTATCGAATGATGATGTCCACATCACAATTAATTTGAATGATGGAAAAGAATCGTGTGCTGCGTGGGGTTGTGATCTTACGTATGACTACGTCAAAATAAATGCCTCGTATCGAACGTAA